From Alphaproteobacteria bacterium, the proteins below share one genomic window:
- a CDS encoding AsmA family protein yields the protein MKKLLYGLLGLVVLLVAAVLIVPAVIDWNGYKAELAQEVKAATGRDLVIEGDIDVTLLWSPHASVSGIRFANVEGGSEPMMATLESASADIALWPLLGGDVQVESVTLVRPDILLERTADGSVNWNMAAAADAEDAVAANPGDDFDMRLDKVTIEDGRIRYVEAGAPIATVDGIDAELSAESLHGPFAANGTATLNGLPLSFDAGIGALATAPELAIRIKTDAGNGEASVDGSLADGGFDGTVVLAAEDGRAFVTGLAQAAGQAVEAPDILAGKFSVYTRLTVAGADIAAEDLAVTLGESRLAGHARLAGTEAGMQFDVALGGEKLDLDAVLAAVQPASDESAEGDSGFAFPPGFGGTLVVDIDEVVLNGGSLADVALTATLADQVLVLDRASATLPGNSPVALAGRLAGSETGPSFAGSLDMSSGNPRQLLAWAGMDASGLPDGRVQSLALASQVQYGGGAVQLDRFTLTVDETTANGSLDLDMGARTRLVLSAEVDRIDVDAYTAGGGSGGEGGGSGGNPLAALDATVNLAIGIAAVGGTDYSNVTVAATAQDGLLTIQELSGVGLGGTAFALSGVVSDPAAPAFALDFNISHPNLQQLAAALTGDGSGLPAVAMSAAGGAVAEGGQLTISNLDARLGASDIRGTITATLGAPVQASAELQSNMLDLDSLLPGGSGSGGGGGERWSHEPLDLAALRGVNADIAWTVGRLVMTPTGMDNAQLHATLADGVLTLDSLTGSIGGGPVSVSATVNSNQGPAISLSLSGSGVTFEPGVLSIGGVSLDGAQIDLDVQVSGAGASMADIVSALNGSASLSVGGGVINGLDLSGWRDVINGLGGGLDIGNIGNLAGMVQGLGGGFEQSILGGQTPIGALTGTFTIANGQVFSDDLTLSTDVAEVTMNGGVSLPQWTISSLGQALIRQLIFEEAPAIPFGLGGSLDSPQFEPDFAALQLFLGTDVLGLSLDQLPQNLLAGLPIEGLTPGMLQGVDPQALIQGLTSGQGRIGPEMFQGLLGGGGAGGSLVPQPEQLMQQLLNGSLGADTGGEAGTAAVPAPSPAEALQQLLGAGQFETPENPASVEDVLHLDTPEEIGGALGDTVNDLLGTGGADPQPAAPEPTADGDSRDCARAGRRAGCRGRAGWRRAADGGAGAGGRAGRAGRAGNGCGARSETQPEAEAEPEAVDGAPTAELSRRRPQTRCRPEATQEAAPEPTAEPEPAAEPLEPASEPEAVEPEAATEPEPAAEPEAVEPTAVPETPADAAEPEPETAVEPEILPEDGQPATEPEAAVEPAVEPEAAAEPAPEPAAAEPEAVVEPEAVVEPEPVPEPAATAEPDVIEQAGDAVEGATDEAIEIIEDAAGAADQATDEVIEGAGEAVDQAQELIEDVF from the coding sequence GTGAAAAAGCTTCTCTACGGCCTTCTCGGGCTGGTGGTCCTGCTGGTCGCGGCGGTGTTGATCGTGCCCGCCGTGATCGACTGGAACGGCTACAAGGCCGAGCTGGCGCAGGAGGTGAAGGCCGCAACCGGCCGCGACCTGGTGATCGAGGGCGATATCGACGTGACCCTGCTGTGGTCGCCGCACGCCTCGGTCTCGGGCATCCGCTTCGCCAATGTCGAGGGCGGCAGCGAGCCGATGATGGCGACGCTGGAGAGCGCCAGCGCCGACATCGCGTTGTGGCCGCTGCTCGGCGGCGACGTCCAGGTCGAGAGCGTCACGCTGGTCAGGCCCGACATCCTGCTGGAGCGCACCGCCGACGGCAGCGTGAACTGGAACATGGCCGCCGCGGCCGACGCCGAGGACGCGGTCGCCGCCAATCCGGGCGACGATTTCGACATGCGCCTGGACAAGGTGACCATCGAGGACGGGCGCATCCGCTATGTCGAGGCGGGCGCGCCGATCGCGACGGTCGACGGCATCGACGCCGAGTTGTCGGCGGAATCGCTGCACGGCCCGTTCGCCGCCAATGGCACGGCAACGCTCAACGGCCTGCCGCTCAGCTTCGACGCCGGGATCGGCGCGCTGGCGACCGCGCCGGAACTGGCCATCCGGATCAAGACCGATGCAGGCAATGGCGAGGCGTCGGTCGATGGCAGCCTCGCCGACGGCGGATTCGACGGCACCGTCGTGCTCGCGGCGGAGGACGGCCGCGCGTTCGTGACCGGGCTCGCCCAGGCGGCCGGCCAGGCGGTCGAGGCGCCGGACATCCTTGCCGGCAAGTTCTCGGTTTACACCCGGCTGACGGTCGCCGGCGCCGACATCGCCGCCGAGGACCTTGCCGTCACGCTGGGCGAATCGCGCCTCGCCGGCCATGCCCGCCTCGCCGGAACCGAGGCCGGGATGCAGTTCGACGTGGCGCTGGGCGGCGAGAAGCTCGACCTCGACGCCGTGCTGGCGGCCGTGCAGCCGGCGTCCGACGAATCCGCGGAGGGCGACAGCGGTTTCGCCTTCCCACCCGGATTCGGCGGCACGCTGGTCGTCGACATCGACGAGGTGGTGCTGAACGGCGGCAGCCTTGCCGACGTGGCGCTGACCGCGACGCTGGCGGACCAGGTCCTCGTTCTCGACCGGGCCTCGGCCACGCTGCCGGGCAACTCGCCGGTGGCCCTGGCGGGCCGTCTCGCCGGCTCCGAGACGGGGCCGAGCTTTGCCGGCTCGCTCGACATGTCGTCCGGCAACCCGCGCCAGCTGCTGGCATGGGCCGGGATGGACGCGTCCGGCCTGCCGGATGGTCGGGTCCAGTCACTGGCGCTGGCCAGCCAGGTGCAGTATGGCGGCGGCGCCGTGCAGCTCGACCGCTTCACTCTGACGGTCGACGAGACCACGGCAAACGGCTCGCTCGACCTCGACATGGGTGCCCGCACGCGGCTGGTGCTCAGCGCAGAAGTGGATCGGATCGACGTCGACGCCTACACCGCCGGTGGCGGATCCGGCGGCGAGGGCGGCGGCAGCGGCGGCAACCCGCTGGCGGCCCTCGACGCGACCGTCAACCTGGCCATCGGCATCGCCGCGGTCGGCGGCACCGACTACAGCAACGTGACGGTGGCCGCGACGGCGCAGGACGGCCTGCTGACGATCCAGGAGCTGTCGGGGGTCGGTCTGGGCGGCACCGCCTTCGCCCTCAGCGGCGTGGTCTCCGATCCCGCGGCGCCGGCCTTCGCGCTCGATTTCAACATCAGCCACCCGAACCTGCAGCAGCTGGCCGCGGCGCTGACCGGCGACGGCAGCGGGCTGCCGGCGGTCGCAATGTCGGCGGCAGGCGGCGCGGTTGCCGAGGGCGGCCAGCTGACCATCAGCAACCTCGATGCGCGGCTGGGCGCGAGCGACATCCGCGGCACGATCACCGCCACGCTCGGCGCGCCGGTGCAGGCCAGTGCCGAGCTGCAGTCCAACATGCTCGATCTCGACAGCCTGCTGCCCGGCGGCAGCGGCAGCGGCGGCGGGGGCGGCGAGCGCTGGTCGCACGAGCCGCTGGACCTGGCCGCGCTGCGCGGCGTCAATGCCGACATCGCCTGGACCGTCGGCCGCCTGGTGATGACGCCGACCGGGATGGACAATGCACAGCTGCATGCGACGCTGGCCGATGGCGTGCTGACCCTGGACAGCCTGACCGGCAGCATCGGCGGCGGGCCGGTTTCGGTCAGCGCGACAGTGAACAGCAACCAGGGACCGGCGATCTCGCTGTCGCTCAGCGGCAGCGGCGTGACCTTCGAGCCGGGCGTGCTGTCGATCGGCGGCGTCTCGCTGGACGGCGCCCAGATCGATCTCGACGTGCAGGTCAGCGGTGCCGGCGCCTCGATGGCCGACATCGTGTCGGCGCTCAACGGCTCCGCTTCGCTCTCGGTCGGCGGCGGCGTCATCAACGGCCTCGACCTGTCGGGCTGGCGCGATGTCATCAACGGCCTCGGCGGCGGGCTCGACATCGGTAACATCGGCAACCTGGCCGGCATGGTGCAGGGGCTCGGCGGCGGCTTCGAGCAGAGCATCCTCGGCGGCCAGACGCCGATCGGCGCGCTGACCGGTACCTTCACTATCGCCAACGGCCAGGTGTTCAGCGACGACCTGACCCTCAGCACCGATGTCGCCGAGGTCACCATGAACGGCGGCGTCAGCCTGCCGCAGTGGACGATCAGCTCGCTGGGCCAGGCGCTGATCCGCCAGCTGATCTTCGAGGAAGCGCCGGCGATCCCGTTCGGCCTCGGCGGCTCGCTTGACAGCCCGCAGTTCGAGCCGGATTTCGCCGCGCTGCAGCTGTTCCTCGGCACCGACGTGCTGGGCCTGTCGCTGGACCAGCTGCCGCAGAACCTGCTGGCCGGCCTGCCGATCGAGGGGCTGACGCCCGGCATGCTGCAGGGCGTGGACCCGCAGGCGCTGATCCAGGGCCTGACCTCCGGCCAGGGCCGGATCGGGCCGGAGATGTTCCAGGGTCTGCTCGGCGGCGGCGGTGCCGGCGGCAGCCTGGTGCCGCAACCGGAACAGCTGATGCAGCAGCTGCTCAACGGCAGCCTCGGGGCGGACACCGGCGGAGAGGCCGGCACCGCTGCCGTACCGGCGCCGTCGCCGGCCGAAGCGTTGCAGCAGCTGCTCGGTGCCGGCCAGTTCGAGACGCCGGAGAACCCGGCCAGCGTCGAGGACGTGCTGCACCTCGACACGCCGGAGGAGATCGGCGGCGCGCTCGGCGACACGGTCAACGACCTGCTCGGGACCGGCGGCGCGGATCCGCAGCCGGCGGCGCCGGAACCGACGGCAGACGGCGACAGCCGAGACTGCGCCCGAGCCGGTCGCCGAGCCGGATGCCGAGGCCGAGCCGGCTGGCGACGCGCAGCCGACGGCGGAGCCGGAGCAGGCGGCCGAGCCGGCCGAGCCGGCCGCGCCGGAAACGGCTGCGGAGCCCGAAGCGAAACCCAGCCCGAAGCGGAAGCCGAGCCGGAGGCGGTCGACGGTGCGCCGACGGCGGAGCTGAGCAGGCGCCGGCCGCAGACGCGGTGCCGTCCGGAAGCGACGCAGGAGGCTGCACCGGAGCCGACCGCGGAACCCGAGCCTGCTGCGGAGCCGCTGGAGCCGGCGAGCGAACCCGAAGCGGTCGAACCGGAGGCGGCAACCGAGCCCGAACCGGCGGCCGAACCCGAAGCGGTCGAGCCGACCGCCGTGCCTGAGACCCCGGCCGATGCGGCCGAGCCCGAGCCGGAAACCGCTGTCGAGCCGGAGATCCTGCCGGAGGACGGCCAGCCCGCGACCGAACCGGAAGCGGCCGTCGAACCCGCCGTCGAGCCGGAGGCGGCCGCTGAGCCTGCGCCGGAGCCTGCCGCCGCGGAGCCCGAGGCTGTTGTGGAGCCGGAGGCGGTCGTGGAGCCCGAACCCGTGCCGGAGCCCGCAGCGACGGCGGAGCCGGACGTGATCGAGCAGGCCGGCGACGCGGTCGAGGGCGCCACCGACGAGGCGATCGAGATCATCGAGGATGCGGCCGGCGCGGCCGATCAGGCGACCGACGAAGTGATCGAGGGGGCCGGCGAGGCCGTCGACCAGGCGCAGGAGCTGATCGAGGACGTGTTCTGA
- a CDS encoding ribbon-helix-helix domain-containing protein yields the protein MAADGEPSAVVKRSVRIAGHPTSVSLEAPFWDELRRIAAARGLTLNGLVTAVDAARSQANLSSALRLLVVADLKRRAGL from the coding sequence GTGGCGGCGGACGGCGAGCCGAGCGCCGTCGTCAAGCGTTCCGTCCGCATCGCCGGCCACCCCACCAGCGTGTCGCTGGAAGCGCCGTTCTGGGACGAATTGCGCCGCATCGCCGCCGCGCGCGGCCTGACCCTGAATGGCCTGGTCACCGCGGTCGACGCCGCCCGCAGCCAAGCCAACCTGTCGAGCGCGCTAAGGCTGCTGGTGGTTGCCGACCTGAAGCGGCGCGCGGGGCTGTAG
- the fumC gene encoding class II fumarate hydratase produces the protein MAATRSETDSLGAIDVPADRYWGAQTQRSLENFRIGGERMPAALIRALGIQKKASALANMELGVLDRALGDAIVKAADEVIDGTLADHFPLVVWQTGSGTQTNMNANEVIANRAIAILGGAVGSKKPVHPNDHVNMGQSSNDTFPAAMHIAAAERTVRDLIPALTHLHQALAAKAEAFRDIIKIGRTHTQDATPLTLGQEFGGYAKQVEYGIARIQATLPRILQLAQGGTAVGTGLNAMKGFAELFAAKAAQLTGIDFVTAENKFEALAAHDALVELSGALNVVAVSAMKIANDIRFLGSGPRCGLGELILPANEPGSSIMPGKVNPTQCEAITMVAAQVMGNHVAVTVAGSNGHFELNVFKPVIIYNVLQSIRLLGDAAVSFADNCVVGIEANRDRIDTLLHESLMLVTALNPHIGYDNAAKVAKTAYAQNKTLKQVAVEMGLLTAEQFDQWVRPEAMIGPRD, from the coding sequence ATGGCCGCCACCCGCAGCGAAACCGACAGCCTCGGCGCGATCGACGTGCCGGCCGACCGCTACTGGGGCGCCCAGACCCAGCGCTCGCTGGAGAATTTCCGCATCGGCGGCGAACGCATGCCGGCGGCGCTGATCCGTGCGCTCGGCATCCAGAAGAAGGCCTCGGCGCTGGCCAACATGGAACTCGGCGTGCTGGACAGAGCGCTGGGCGACGCCATCGTCAAGGCGGCCGACGAGGTCATCGACGGCACGCTGGCCGACCACTTCCCGCTGGTGGTGTGGCAGACCGGTTCCGGCACCCAGACCAACATGAACGCCAACGAGGTGATCGCCAACCGCGCGATCGCGATCCTCGGCGGCGCGGTCGGCTCGAAGAAGCCGGTGCATCCGAACGACCACGTCAACATGGGCCAGTCGTCGAACGACACTTTCCCGGCCGCGATGCACATCGCCGCCGCCGAGCGCACGGTGCGCGACCTGATTCCTGCCCTGACCCACCTGCACCAGGCGCTGGCCGCCAAGGCGGAGGCGTTCCGCGACATCATCAAGATCGGCCGCACCCACACCCAGGACGCGACGCCGCTGACCCTGGGCCAGGAGTTCGGCGGCTATGCCAAGCAGGTCGAATACGGCATCGCCCGCATCCAGGCGACGCTGCCGCGCATTCTGCAGCTGGCGCAAGGCGGCACCGCGGTCGGCACCGGGCTCAACGCCATGAAGGGCTTCGCCGAGCTGTTCGCCGCCAAGGCCGCCCAGTTGACCGGCATCGATTTCGTCACCGCCGAGAACAAGTTCGAGGCGCTGGCCGCTCACGACGCGCTGGTCGAGCTGAGCGGCGCGCTGAACGTGGTCGCGGTATCGGCGATGAAGATCGCCAACGACATCCGCTTCCTCGGCTCCGGCCCGCGCTGCGGCCTGGGCGAATTGATCCTGCCGGCAAACGAGCCCGGCTCGTCGATCATGCCGGGCAAGGTCAACCCGACCCAGTGCGAGGCGATCACCATGGTCGCCGCCCAGGTGATGGGCAACCACGTCGCCGTGACCGTCGCAGGCTCCAACGGGCACTTCGAGCTCAACGTGTTCAAGCCGGTGATCATCTACAACGTGCTGCAGTCGATCCGGCTGCTCGGCGACGCCGCGGTCAGCTTCGCCGACAACTGCGTGGTCGGCATCGAGGCCAACCGCGACCGCATCGACACGCTGCTGCACGAAAGCCTGATGCTGGTCACCGCGCTGAACCCGCATATCGGCTACGACAATGCGGCCAAGGTGGCGAAGACGGCCTATGCCCAGAACAAGACCCTGAAGCAGGTGGCGGTCGAGATGGGGCTGCTGACGGCCGAGCAGTTCGACCAATGGGTGCGGCCCGAGGCGATGATCGGCCCGCGCGACTGA
- a CDS encoding 2,3-bisphosphoglycerate-dependent phosphoglycerate mutase: MSRLVLLRHGQSQWNLENRFTGWHDVDLSPLGEDEARVGGERMHDIRFDVVFTSTLKRAIRTAEIALAASGPANAHLHGPDGWKLVKHDDLRERDYGDLVGLNKAETAQKFGDEQVRLWRRSYSTRPPGGESLEDVVARVTPYWDSHIRPEVEAGKNVLVAAHGNTVRALLVVLGEYDTAAIPTVEIPTGVPLVFDFADGRLGKGHYLDGDE, from the coding sequence ATGAGCCGACTCGTCCTGCTGCGCCACGGCCAGAGCCAGTGGAACCTGGAGAACCGCTTCACCGGATGGCACGACGTCGACCTGAGCCCGCTGGGCGAGGACGAGGCGCGGGTCGGCGGCGAGCGCATGCACGACATCCGCTTCGACGTGGTGTTCACCTCGACGCTGAAGCGCGCGATCCGCACCGCGGAGATCGCGCTGGCGGCCAGCGGCCCGGCCAACGCCCACCTACATGGGCCCGACGGCTGGAAGCTGGTCAAGCACGACGATCTGCGCGAGCGCGACTATGGCGACCTGGTCGGTCTCAACAAGGCCGAGACGGCACAGAAGTTCGGCGACGAGCAGGTGCGGCTGTGGCGGCGCAGCTATTCGACCCGGCCGCCGGGCGGCGAAAGCCTGGAGGACGTGGTCGCGCGGGTGACGCCCTATTGGGACAGCCACATCCGGCCGGAGGTCGAGGCCGGCAAGAACGTGCTGGTTGCGGCGCACGGCAACACCGTGCGCGCGCTGCTGGTGGTGCTGGGCGAATACGATACCGCCGCGATCCCCACGGTGGAGATCCCCACCGGCGTGCCGCTGGTGTTCGACTTCGCCGACGGCCGACTCGGCAAGGGCCACTATCTCGACGGCGACGAGTAG
- a CDS encoding DedA family protein — protein MESWLADIEAMLRGLGLPGLFAGVFIESFGMPVPGETMIILFSAFAATGQINIVAVALTAFVAAVLGDNLGYAIGRFGGRPLIVRHGARFGITHARMDKVEAIIQRRGPIIVAFARFVVLLRQLNGLAAGAAGMHWLAFLIANVIGAALWVGTWSTLAYEFGSELHVIPYLLRHLGWVAAIGVPLLLLAIAGGWWWFRRRRRRRSNGPPAD, from the coding sequence ATGGAATCCTGGCTGGCCGACATCGAAGCGATGCTGCGCGGCCTCGGCCTGCCCGGGCTGTTCGCCGGCGTCTTCATCGAGTCCTTCGGCATGCCGGTGCCGGGCGAGACCATGATCATCCTGTTCTCCGCCTTCGCCGCCACCGGCCAGATCAACATCGTCGCGGTGGCGCTGACCGCGTTCGTCGCCGCGGTGCTCGGCGACAACCTCGGCTATGCCATCGGCCGTTTCGGCGGGCGGCCGCTGATCGTGCGCCACGGCGCCCGCTTCGGCATCACCCACGCCCGGATGGACAAGGTCGAGGCGATCATCCAGCGCCGCGGCCCGATCATCGTGGCGTTCGCCCGCTTCGTGGTGCTGCTGCGCCAGCTGAACGGCCTGGCGGCCGGCGCCGCCGGCATGCACTGGCTGGCATTCCTGATCGCCAACGTGATCGGCGCGGCGCTATGGGTGGGCACGTGGTCGACGCTGGCCTATGAGTTCGGCAGCGAACTGCACGTGATCCCTTATCTGCTGCGCCACCTCGGCTGGGTGGCCGCGATCGGCGTACCGCTGCTGCTGCTCGCCATCGCCGGCGGCTGGTGGTGGTTCCGCCGTCGCCGGCGGCGCCGGTCGAACGGTCCGCCGGCGGACTGA
- a CDS encoding calcium-binding protein has translation MGFARATDTDLRVEVVDLKLSGTLYGSPGSDDIHGFPGDDVIWGDGNRATTGTSLTAPGYADDILHGGDGNDTIFGEQGDDRIYGEAGRDELWGGAGNDTLDGGAGYDDLHGGAGDDTLFAGAGGANLHGESGNDSLIGSDVDDWMSGGNGSDWMQGGAGNDYMLGEDVTDLVAGDDILFGGAGDDTATGLGGDDTLYGEADDDRLSGGTGDDVVDGGNGNDILFGGYDTGMIHPLPGQVDAGEGALAGEDGNDVLNGGAGNDILVGGGGANVLTGGSGADYFVIDDLPNPSVAPPHLLVNVVTDYNAAEGDVVEGFSAETVGNDTHVYDDANTLLFVLQNHDLQTDGIALFWL, from the coding sequence ATGGGATTCGCGCGCGCGACAGACACCGACCTGCGGGTTGAGGTCGTCGACCTCAAGCTCAGCGGCACGCTGTACGGCAGCCCCGGCTCCGACGACATCCACGGCTTTCCCGGCGACGACGTGATCTGGGGCGACGGCAACCGCGCCACGACCGGGACCAGCCTGACCGCGCCCGGCTACGCCGACGATATCCTGCACGGCGGCGACGGCAACGACACGATCTTCGGCGAACAGGGCGACGATCGCATCTATGGCGAAGCCGGCCGCGACGAACTGTGGGGCGGCGCCGGCAACGACACGCTGGACGGCGGCGCCGGCTATGACGACCTGCATGGCGGTGCCGGCGACGATACGCTGTTCGCCGGGGCGGGCGGCGCCAACCTGCACGGCGAAAGCGGCAACGACAGCCTGATCGGCAGCGATGTCGACGACTGGATGAGCGGCGGCAACGGCAGCGACTGGATGCAGGGCGGGGCCGGCAACGACTACATGCTCGGCGAAGACGTCACCGACCTGGTCGCCGGCGACGACATCCTGTTCGGCGGCGCTGGCGACGATACCGCCACCGGGCTCGGCGGCGACGACACGCTCTATGGCGAGGCCGACGACGATCGCCTGTCTGGCGGCACCGGCGACGATGTGGTCGACGGCGGCAACGGCAACGACATCCTGTTCGGCGGCTACGACACCGGCATGATCCACCCGCTGCCCGGCCAGGTCGACGCCGGCGAGGGCGCACTGGCCGGCGAGGACGGCAACGACGTGCTGAACGGCGGCGCCGGCAACGACATCCTGGTCGGCGGCGGCGGCGCCAACGTGCTGACCGGCGGGTCCGGCGCCGACTATTTCGTGATTGACGACCTGCCCAATCCCTCGGTCGCGCCGCCGCACCTGCTGGTCAACGTGGTGACCGACTACAATGCCGCGGAAGGCGACGTGGTCGAGGGCTTCTCGGCCGAGACGGTCGGCAACGACACCCATGTCTACGACGACGCCAACACACTGCTGTTCGTCCTGCAGAACCACGACCTGCAGACCGACGGCATCGCCCTGTTCTGGCTGTGA
- a CDS encoding class I SAM-dependent methyltransferase: protein MAATNHFLDGSDRYARHRPTYPPALAEALAALAPRRTLALDVGCGTGQLSVLLGDCFDAVLATDASAEQIAHASPHPHVRYRQAPAEQACADAGSVDLVVAAQAAHWFDLPAFYAAAQAMAAPGAVIALVTYGVLHIDDAGVEARFRQFYWHEIAPYWPPERRHVERRYADMPFPFAELEFPDTAIVRDWSCDDLLGYVDTWSASRQARKAGHDALIAGFATDLRAAWGDPALLRRIVWPLAGRIGQLRAA from the coding sequence ATGGCGGCGACCAATCATTTTCTCGACGGTTCGGACCGCTACGCCCGGCACCGGCCGACCTATCCGCCGGCGCTGGCCGAGGCGCTGGCCGCCCTGGCGCCGCGGCGGACTCTGGCGCTCGACGTCGGTTGCGGCACCGGCCAGCTCTCCGTGCTGCTCGGCGACTGCTTCGACGCAGTGCTGGCCACCGACGCCAGCGCCGAGCAGATCGCCCACGCCAGCCCGCATCCGCATGTCCGCTATCGGCAGGCCCCGGCCGAGCAGGCCTGCGCCGACGCCGGCTCGGTCGACCTGGTCGTCGCCGCCCAGGCCGCGCACTGGTTCGACCTGCCGGCCTTCTACGCCGCGGCGCAGGCGATGGCCGCGCCAGGGGCGGTCATCGCGCTGGTCACCTACGGCGTGCTGCACATCGACGACGCAGGCGTCGAGGCGCGGTTCCGGCAGTTCTACTGGCACGAGATCGCGCCCTACTGGCCGCCGGAGCGCAGGCATGTCGAGCGGCGCTATGCCGATATGCCGTTCCCGTTCGCGGAACTGGAGTTTCCCGACACCGCGATCGTGCGCGACTGGTCCTGCGACGACCTGCTCGGTTATGTCGACACCTGGTCGGCCAGCCGCCAGGCGCGCAAGGCCGGCCACGACGCGCTGATCGCCGGATTCGCGACGGACCTGCGCGCGGCCTGGGGCGACCCGGCGCTTCTGCGCCGCATCGTCTGGCCGCTCGCCGGCCGAATCGGTCAGCTGCGCGCGGCCTGA
- a CDS encoding calcium-binding protein — translation MATRTERTQAQLRIDDTDTMEPAAKTAGGDPRASAELADPRTAADGTSDARGGAIGTGLEVDFAALLRTHYFGEPAEAPETLPPPINGGGSYVAAATDTGPLVLTPMTLYGSDGDDVIHGSDYGETILGNGTDGWDALALDDDVLYGHGGDDILIGGFGDDNLDGGDGNDQLYGGWGDDVLHGGAGHDTLDGGGGNDTLYNDGGFSTLLGGMGADALYGSDDAERFQGGDHDDVIDAAGGNDVIWGDDYYSGAVPGDDTIFGGGGDDIIDAHMGNDTADGGAGDDTLFGGPGADILLGGDDDDILVDAWSTPGLDSGNDILDGGAGNDILVGRGGANLMTGGDGADTFLASIELTGGGPFALNADFSFNTIADYNAADGDVVQGFSAISVGTATHVLSDTNQLLFVLTGHDLATDGLNLIWT, via the coding sequence ATGGCGACCCGCACCGAACGCACCCAGGCGCAGCTGCGCATCGACGACACGGACACGATGGAGCCCGCGGCCAAGACCGCCGGCGGCGACCCGCGCGCCAGTGCCGAGCTTGCCGACCCGCGCACCGCCGCCGACGGCACGTCGGATGCGCGCGGCGGCGCCATCGGCACCGGCCTGGAAGTCGACTTCGCCGCCCTCCTCCGCACCCATTATTTCGGCGAGCCGGCCGAAGCTCCGGAGACGCTGCCGCCGCCGATCAACGGCGGCGGCAGCTACGTGGCGGCCGCAACCGACACCGGCCCGCTGGTGCTGACGCCAATGACGCTCTATGGCAGCGACGGCGACGACGTCATCCACGGCAGCGACTACGGTGAGACCATTCTCGGCAACGGCACCGACGGCTGGGATGCGCTGGCGCTCGACGACGACGTGCTCTACGGCCACGGCGGCGACGACATCCTGATCGGCGGATTCGGCGACGACAACCTGGACGGCGGCGACGGCAACGACCAGCTCTATGGCGGATGGGGCGACGACGTGCTGCACGGCGGCGCCGGCCACGACACCCTGGACGGCGGCGGCGGTAACGACACCCTGTACAACGACGGCGGTTTCTCCACGCTGCTGGGCGGCATGGGTGCCGATGCACTCTACGGCAGCGACGACGCCGAACGATTTCAGGGCGGCGACCATGACGATGTGATCGACGCGGCCGGCGGCAACGACGTCATCTGGGGCGACGACTATTACAGCGGCGCCGTGCCGGGCGACGACACCATTTTCGGCGGCGGCGGCGACGACATCATCGACGCCCACATGGGCAACGACACCGCCGACGGCGGCGCCGGCGACGACACCCTGTTCGGCGGCCCCGGCGCCGACATTCTGCTCGGCGGCGACGACGACGACATCCTGGTCGACGCCTGGTCGACCCCCGGCCTCGACAGCGGCAACGACATCCTCGACGGCGGCGCCGGCAACGACATCCTGGTCGGCCGCGGCGGCGCCAACCTGATGACCGGCGGCGACGGCGCCGACACCTTCCTGGCCTCGATCGAGCTGACCGGTGGCGGACCGTTCGCGCTCAACGCCGATTTCTCGTTCAACACGATCGCCGACTACAATGCGGCCGACGGCGATGTGGTGCAGGGTTTCAGCGCCATCAGCGTCGGCACGGCGACCCACGTCCTGTCGGACACCAACCAGCTGCTGTTCGTGCTGACCGGCCACGACCTCGCCACCGACGGCCTGAACCTGATCTGGACCTGA